The DNA segment ACGCCGCGCCAAAGACTCGGGTGGACAAGTCGTGATGCACCCGATTGCCCTAAAGTACTTGTGCGTTGGCGACACGCGTGACTGGTGCGATCAACAACTTTCCGAGTTAGAAAATCGCTTAGGCTGGGCACGCAGCACGACCTTCTCAATCCTGCAGCGGACAACTCGTTTGGCCGAAGCATTGTTGTCGCTCAAAGAGATCCAGCACATCGGCACTGTTCAACCAGGTAGCCTGCCAAGCCGACGCGATCACTTGATCGAAAGAGTGCTCGACGTAAGTGAAATTCGGTTAGGAGTCTCGCGCGATGCCGATGGAATTCGCGGCCGGGTTAGAGCGATTCGCACCGAAATCGTCGCCCAGCATTTCGCAGCTATTAAAAACGGCAAAGAACCGCTTGCTAGCCGAGATCGACTTGCCCGTGACGTAGATGCATCCGACTTAGCCCAGGATTTGATGTCATACCCCAACTGCTACATGCAACCTGACCAAGCGACCGACACGCGTATCGTCGAAACGATTCAACGGATGCAAGAAAGTTTCCTCGGCCGCTCGGATATTGGCGTTCCATTAAAAGTAGTGATTCAGTGCGATGAGCCAATTCTGATTCCTGCTGAGAAAGCACCTCGAGGAGAAAGAGACCCACTGATGAACCGGCTCCAAGAAAGACTGACCATCATGCTGGAAAGTCTTTCAGCCGAAGCTCGAAATGCGGCCGACGCAGGCCTTTCCTAACCACGATTGGTCTCCATTGGACGCCTTGCAACATAGTTTCATCACGGAAGCTCACCAACCGACCGTTTCCCGATTTCATATTGTCATCAACCAGCAAGACCAACATGATCATTGGCGTCCCGCGTGAAGTGAAAATCGACGAGTACCGTGTCGCGATGCTGCCTGTCGCGGTCGAAATGCTTACTCAAAAAGGTCACAAAGTCTTAATCGAATCGGGTGCCGGTTTAGGCAGCGGACTTGCCGACCATGACTACCTTTGCGCAGGCGCTGAAATGGTTGCCACGGGTGCCGACGTTTTCGCCCAAGCAGATTTAATTGTCAAAGTCAAAGAACCGCAGGCTGCTGAATACGAGCACATTCGGCCCGGCCAAATGCTATTCACCTATTTTCATTTTGCCGCAAACCGAACGCTGACCGATGCGATGGTCAGCAGCGGCTCAACCTGCTTGGCATACGAGACATTGCGTGATGAAAAAGGTCGGCTGCCGCTGCTAACACCGATGAGCGAAGTGGCGGGGCGAATGAGCATCCAAGAGGGTGCCAAGTACCTTGAAAAGCCACAAATGGGACGCGGCATCTTGTTGGGCGGCGTCCCCGGCGTCGCACCCGCGCACATCACCATCCTCGGTGGCGGGATAGTCGGTGCGAACGCTGCAAGAATCGCAGCGGGATTTCAAGCTGACGTAGCAATCCTGGACGTCGATCTCGATCGACTTCGCTACCTCGACGACGTGATGCCGGCCAACGTCAACACTCTGTACAGCGACCGCCACAACATTCTTGAACAGATCGAACGAGCCGACTTGGTGATCGGAGCAGTGTTAATTCCCGGTGCCAAGGCGCCGCAATTGGTTCGCGCCGAAGATTTGAAACGAATGAAACCTGGCAGCGTCATCATCGATGTTGCCGTCGATCAAGGTGGCTGTATCGAAACCAGTCACCCGACCACGCACAGCGAACCGACCTACGTGATCGATGAAGTGGTCCACTACTGTGTCGCCAACATGCCGGGTGCCGTCGGTCGCACCAGCACCTTTGCACTCTGCAATGCAACGTTGCCATGGGTGCTACGCTTAGCCGAAATGGGTGCATCCGAAGTCATCAATTCAACCAATCCGTTACGCAGCGCGATCAACATTCACGCCGGCAAGATCGTCCACTCCGGCGTCGCGTCTGCGTTTAATCAAGCGGCGTCACCACTTATCTAATCGCGGGCAAGGGACGTAAGTTGTCGCTCGCCAACGACCTACACCGGCCAGGGTCTGCCAACCCACAGCAACTTGCCCCAACTCGTTTCACACTGCTGCGTCTCAAAGTGCTTTTCAAAACTTTGCATCAAGACATCCGGCATCCCTAGCCACTGGTAATACGTTTCCGCTTCATGCTCGGTCATCGTCGCCAACGCATCACCCTTCGGATAAAGTCGGCGAACGATCGGCTGATTGGTGATCGCATGAGCCAACTGCAGGAATGTGGTCATCCAAGGCTCGACCACATACAGTCGGCCCTCTGGCTTCAATATTCGACGCATCTCAGATAACGACTCATCCAAGTCGGCGGGCAAGGTTGGCAAGTGATGCAGACCACCTTGCACGATCGCAATGTCATAAACAGAATCGTCCATCGGCAGCGATCGACAATCCGCTAAATGAAGCTGGGCTGGTCCGTCGTATCGCTCCAACAACGTATCCGACAAGTCAACGCCTTCGACGTTCGTGAACCCCAATCGCTGTAGCGCAACCAAACCGCCGCCGCGACCGCAAAAAAGTTCAATCACGGACGACTTCTTGTCCGCCTTGTCCAATCCAAACCTGCGAAGCCGTTTCAGAAATTTCTCGATTTCTTCCTCCGGCGTTTCAAATCGTTCATACGCAGCTTCCCATTGCGGGTCACAGCACAACTGCCCCGCAGCGACATGACGAACGATGTTCGCCGTTGATTGAGCGTCACTCATGCGCGTGCTCCCTGGTTTTCGCTAGCCGGGTGGCGATTCGCAAAGTTACGACGGTGCATTTTCAACACTCCCGCCATCAATGCCGCCATCGCTGTTTGAAATCCGATCGCGACCAAGGTCACCCCCGGAACGACCAATCGCATCGTCTGCGGATAATCAAGACGTCCGAAATCCACGCGATACCACTGCACGATAACCGCCGCGATCAAGACAACGCCGATTGCCGCAGCCACCAAACCGAACACCAAGCCGCGTTCGACGGTTAGCTTTTCCAATCGATCGTGAGGCGGCATCATGCCTTCGCGTGCGGCAAAAATTCGAGCCAAAGTGGCAAGCAACACACATTGCCAACCCAACAATCCCGCCAGACTTGCCACCAACAGTGTGTGAACGTCCAGCGCCGCACCGCCAATTCGAACTTGCGGAATCGCCAGCGCGTAGCCGATCAGAGCAATCGCAATCAAAACCAAGCCGGGTCTAAAAAAGGTCCATTTCGGGCTGAAGACCAAGAACAATCGCAGCGTCCGCCAACCATCACGAAACGTTCGCAGATGGGGACCATGTATCTTGCGTCCATCCGGATGAAGCGTGATCGGCACCTGTGACATCGTCGCGTGATGCAATCCGCTTTTGATGATCATCTCGGTCGCGAATTCCATTCCCGGCGATCGCAAATCCAATCGATCGTAAAGGTCGCGAGTAAATCCTCGCATACCACAGTACACATCGTTGATCGGAATCCGGAACATCAAACGCACTAACCAAGACAGCGCTGGATTTCCAAACCAGCGGTGCAGAAACGGCATCGCCCCAGGCATCACTCGACCACCCCCGCGAGGCAACCGACAACCTTGCACCAAGTCAAACCCTTCACGCAGCCGTTCGACGAACGCCGGTATTTCAAGAAAGTCATAGCTGTCATCGGCGTCACCCATGATCACGTACTTGCCGTGCGCCGCCTCGATGCCGTGCATCAGCGCCGCGCCATAACCTCGCTCGACAACGTCAACCGTTCTTGCGCCCAAGCCTTCGGCGATTGACTTTGATGCATCCGTACTGCCATTGTCCGCGATCACGACTTCGCCGCGGATCCCAGCTTCGTCCATCGCCCGGATTGCTTTCTCGATGCAAATGCCGAGCGTGTCAGCTTCGTTGAGACATGGCATAACGACCGAAAGTTCTAAGTTGTCGATCAATGCCCTGCCTTCGTATCAACGGTTCGGTGACAATGAAAAATAGTCGCTTTAAGCAATCATCGATTTGATTCGAAACTCAAAATCGCTCAACTGAAGCTCTCGCTTGATATCGACTATTTTATATAGCGGCTTCCCACCGTAAAACGCCGACCATTCCGTGAATGAACTGGGCGGACCAATCAAACAATCACAACCCGCTAGAGTATACATGTCAACTTGAGGCGATTCTTGACTGATCCGAACGTTGACACCACTAAATTCATCGGCGGAAAATTTTGCATCAGAGCAAACGACAAACTCGATCGTTTGGTCCGGATAGAGTCTCGTGACTTGACGCATGATAGCCAAGTAGGCAGACGCAGGGTAAAAGTATTTGCCATCGAGATACGTTCTATAGTCACCATGGCGAATGTGGACCCCTACCACCATCGAAGCCCGTGACCGCGCGGACTCAAGAACCGAATCAACTCGCTGTTGGTCCGACAACGTAGGTTGAAAGAAGTCGCGGACTTTCTCGACATGCTTGACGACTAATTCCGAACAGCGATAGCGGTACCCGCGAACCCATACATTTCTCTGTTGCGCAAGCGTTAAAAAGGGATCCTTGTTGATCTGGCACGATTGCCCCAGGTCAATCGAATGAATCGTCATCGGCCAGTGTTTCAGCCCAACCGTCGTTGACGTTTCCAGCAAGGCGTGCAACGATTGATACAGAACTCCCCTGCTCCACTGCGGTATCGCCAGCCGACGCATACCCTGGCTGGTGGCATCAATCTTATCCGATACTCCTGGTAAATACCGACACCACAAATCGCTGTGCTGCGTGCCACGAAATAGGTGTGCGTACTTATAGAACGATGGGTTCGCGATTGGTATTTGGTGTTCAACCGAAAACGCGATGAAGTGTGAAAACAGCTTCAGTCGGTTTCCCAACCGACCTGTTTTCCGAGCGATGATAATCATGTTCGTTAATCGCAACCATCAAGAATGATGAACCCGGCATCCAAACCGGTGCCTTCAACTGATCGGTCGAGCAGCTCGAGTCCGCTTTGACAACACAATTGCGAGACCGGCGCCGACGACCAGGGCAGCAACGGGCTCCAGCACCATTCGATACCGATACGCTGGAATCTCGAAACTGCCTGTGATGACTGTGAAGTAACCGAAACACATGGCAAGCCACAAACCCTGCAACCGGGTGGGCCTGTGAACCACCATCGATAGTGTGGCTATTGCGATCAGGATCATCAATCCCGTATTCGCCCAAAGCAAATTGCTAGCTCGATAACGCAGAATCCCGTCGACCAACGGGATCGATTTTTGCCACTTGGTCTGGCCAAAAAACTGTCCAGTGTCTCCCTGTGTCGGCAAATCAGTCGCGCGTGTTCGCCAGACGTTGACGTAACGACGCACCGCCTTTGCCGCGAACACTCGCGGCGACTTCTTGATCGCTTCAATCGCGACTGCTTTCATCAACTGATCCGCTTGTGGATCACTAAGTCCCGATCGAGTTAACCCATCCGAAACCAACCAAGTCGCATCGCGTCCCTCAACCACTCCCACTCGATCGAGCCGAGCCTTCAGCGACCGGCCGGAAACCGAATCGGGAATGGCCAGCCCCGCCCCCGACCCGTCTTGAAACGTGACGACCCACAGGTTCCGACCGACAAACTCCGTCAGAAACGGTTTTCCAAACATCACCTGATTTCGCGCTAGCCAAGGCATCACCATCGCAGCGATCACGCCGCCGGCGATCAAGACATGTAGCACTCGGCTACGCATCTTCAACCCGTATGACTTCAACCCCAAAGCCGCCGAAGGGCGACGCATCGATCGGCGACGAAGATGAACCATCCCCAAAAAGATCACGTGAGGAATCCAAAGCAACAAGACGATCGGACGAGTCAACAACATCAGCGCAAACGTTACTCCCACCCAAACAGCTGACGTATTGGTCTCTCGTTCAAAGTAAGATTGAGTTGCCGATAAGTTCAGCATCAGCGCAAACACGAACAGCGACTCGGACAGCAACGTGGCGCTAAAGACAATCGCAGAAACCGCCGGCAATGAAACCAACAGCGTCAGCGGCAATGCCAACGGCAAACGAGTGATCCGCTTCGCCAACCGGGCAGCGATCCACAACGATGCCACCCAAAGCAGCCCTTGGATGACCACGATCCAAAGCAGAGCTTGCGAACCGGCGACCGACCGCACCGTCGCGACGAACCACGGATACACCGGCGTCCGATAAGCGATCGGCTGATCCATCAACAACAGATCCCCGCCCATCACGCTGGTGCTCAGTCGCCAATAGCCGGCCGCATCCATTTCAATAGAAACCGGCCCACGCGCAAGCACCGCTGCCGTCTTCACCGCGATCAGTACCAGCAACAAGACAACAACGAATTTACGCAAATGACGACTCAAACTAGGAGGGCAATTAAAACAACCATCCTAGCGGATCATCTGACCCAATACCGATAGCGGCAATCGTCACGAACGAAATCCCGAAAGACGACTGAAGTCTTTAGTTTGCAAGCTTCGGCAGGTAACTACTTCGCCTTGCCGAGGGTCGATCCAGTCGGCGGACCGTGTCGATGTGGGTTGGATTTTCAACATGCAAGATAAATTCTTCGACGAACAACTGTCGCGCGTACAAGACACGCTCGAATTGACCGATCAAATCGTGGTGCGGCGTGTATTTACCAAAAATCGCCGCCTCGGCTTGCGCTTCCAATTTCGAAACCGCTTGCCATTGGTGAAATAGCCGATTGAAGTGCCGAGGGTTCTTGGCAGCCAACGAAAGCCTCGCCGTTTCGTCGTCCCAGCGATCGACCAGACGTTCGTCAAAACGATCGATACCACGGATCTGAATTACAGTTTTTTCAAATGCCTTCACTTCACCGTGATACTGTGCCGCCAAACGGGCAAGCGGTGTTGAGTCAGCGGCCTGGGAAACGACCGGCATGCACACGACGATGAACAAAAACGCAGTAACGTAACGTGACATATTGGCGAGCCCAAATGAGTGGTTGGTAATCCGGGATTAGGTGCTGCATGGATCATGCCAATCGTGACAAAACTAGCAGGCTGTGCTTTTCGGCGGTTTTTATTCGTGCCTGCGGTCGTTCCGACCACCACTGCAACCGTATGGTGATCATTCGACGATCATCCGATCGACGACACCAATGTCGTCTCAACGATTCTTGCGTTTCTTTTTACCGCGCCGTTCCGCCTGCCTTTTCGCCTTGTATTTCGGTTTCGAAGAACTCGTCTTGGCCAGCGGTTTCGACTCACCACGGGCTGTCTGGTTCTTGATCACTTCGAGGTACAGTTGCCGATCCTGCAAATCGACCTTGGCAATTCGAACGGTCAGCAGATCTCCCAGACGGTATCGATTGCCTTCCTTGTGACCCTGCAAAATGTTGCCACGACGTTCGAACCGATACTTGTCGTCCGGCAATGTCGTAATCGGCACAAAACCGTCGACGGGCAACTTGATGCATCTTGCGTGAATGCCGTCGGCAAAGACTCGGCTGATCACCGCTTCCATCGTTTCGCCGATGTGCTTTTTCAAGAAGTGCAGCAACTTCAATTCGATCAAATCACGTTCGGCTTGGGCCGCATTGCGTTCCATATCGCTGCAGTGGAACCCGAGTTTTACCAGCGATGTGAACGGATCGTCCGGTGTCTTCACGCCATCGAGCAACTTCTGAACCAAGCGGTGAACCGTCAAGTCAGGATAGCGGCGAATTGGGCTGGTGAAGTGACAATAATGTTCCATGTCGAGCGCGTAGTGCCCATCGGTTTGCGGGCCATACACGGCCTTGTTCATGCTCTTGAGCACTGCAAAGTTAACCGCGTCTTCAAGTGGCGTCCCCGCAACCATGTCCAAGACGGCTTGAATCTCGAAACGACTTTCGACGTTATCGACTTTCAATCCCAAGTCTTTACAGAACATGCTCAATTGTCGCAGCTTGCGACGCTCGGGCGATGGGTGAATTCGATGAAGGTATCCAAGTCCAAGTCCATCCAGCCATGTCGCAACAGCTTGGTTGCCAGCCAACATGAACTCTTCGATGATCTGATGGCTTTCAGTATTCTCGGTTCGAAACGCGCCTTTGACTTTGCCGGAACGATCAAATTCCAATTTGATTTCGGGCATGTCCATCGATAGCGCGCCACGTTTGAAACGGGCCTTTCGCATTTGCATGGCAAGCTTGTGCATCCGCAGCAACAAGTCGCAAACCGGTTCGCCCCATTTCTCAGGAAACGTTTCGGGCGCCGCCAAGAACTGATCAACTTGTTCATAGTTCAAACGCATGTCGCTGTGGATGGCGGCGTTATGAACCTCGATGTGCGTGATCGTCAAATCATCGAGCATTTCGATCTCGACCGTTTTGACCAACCGAATTTTATCGGGCTGCAAACTGGCTAAGTGATTGCTGATGATTTCCGGAATCATCGGTATCACACGGTCGGGCAAGTAGACACTGGTCGCTCGGTGCTTGGCTTCTTCATCAAGCGCGCCGCCGATCGGAACAAAGTGGCTGACGTCGGCAATGTGGACCCACAACCGCCAACGGTTTTCTTCGCGTTCTAACGAAATCGCATCATCAAAGTCGCGCGCATCAAATGGATCAATTGTAATCGTAAGTAGCT comes from the Rubripirellula reticaptiva genome and includes:
- a CDS encoding 1-acyl-sn-glycerol-3-phosphate acyltransferase, giving the protein MTVVLDRPYQFIPPHRGNWWPSFIQTFRLVDFYLKKKEGVVDYECRGLHHWEASLKRGDGILLAPNHCRTADPLALGWPARELKHHVHAVASWHLFNTGRFDSFAIQKMGGFSLNREGTDRASLEIAISILVDANRPLILFPEGTTNRTNDVLKPLLDGVAFIARTAARRRAKDSGGQVVMHPIALKYLCVGDTRDWCDQQLSELENRLGWARSTTFSILQRTTRLAEALLSLKEIQHIGTVQPGSLPSRRDHLIERVLDVSEIRLGVSRDADGIRGRVRAIRTEIVAQHFAAIKNGKEPLASRDRLARDVDASDLAQDLMSYPNCYMQPDQATDTRIVETIQRMQESFLGRSDIGVPLKVVIQCDEPILIPAEKAPRGERDPLMNRLQERLTIMLESLSAEARNAADAGLS
- a CDS encoding alpha-1,2-fucosyltransferase, which gives rise to MIIIARKTGRLGNRLKLFSHFIAFSVEHQIPIANPSFYKYAHLFRGTQHSDLWCRYLPGVSDKIDATSQGMRRLAIPQWSRGVLYQSLHALLETSTTVGLKHWPMTIHSIDLGQSCQINKDPFLTLAQQRNVWVRGYRYRCSELVVKHVEKVRDFFQPTLSDQQRVDSVLESARSRASMVVGVHIRHGDYRTYLDGKYFYPASAYLAIMRQVTRLYPDQTIEFVVCSDAKFSADEFSGVNVRISQESPQVDMYTLAGCDCLIGPPSSFTEWSAFYGGKPLYKIVDIKRELQLSDFEFRIKSMIA
- a CDS encoding glycosyltransferase family 2 protein codes for the protein MPCLNEADTLGICIEKAIRAMDEAGIRGEVVIADNGSTDASKSIAEGLGARTVDVVERGYGAALMHGIEAAHGKYVIMGDADDSYDFLEIPAFVERLREGFDLVQGCRLPRGGGRVMPGAMPFLHRWFGNPALSWLVRLMFRIPINDVYCGMRGFTRDLYDRLDLRSPGMEFATEMIIKSGLHHATMSQVPITLHPDGRKIHGPHLRTFRDGWRTLRLFLVFSPKWTFFRPGLVLIAIALIGYALAIPQVRIGGAALDVHTLLVASLAGLLGWQCVLLATLARIFAAREGMMPPHDRLEKLTVERGLVFGLVAAAIGVVLIAAVIVQWYRVDFGRLDYPQTMRLVVPGVTLVAIGFQTAMAALMAGVLKMHRRNFANRHPASENQGARA
- a CDS encoding class I SAM-dependent methyltransferase, coding for MSDAQSTANIVRHVAAGQLCCDPQWEAAYERFETPEEEIEKFLKRLRRFGLDKADKKSSVIELFCGRGGGLVALQRLGFTNVEGVDLSDTLLERYDGPAQLHLADCRSLPMDDSVYDIAIVQGGLHHLPTLPADLDESLSEMRRILKPEGRLYVVEPWMTTFLQLAHAITNQPIVRRLYPKGDALATMTEHEAETYYQWLGMPDVLMQSFEKHFETQQCETSWGKLLWVGRPWPV
- a CDS encoding ribonuclease R family protein, with protein sequence MDISNELADRLMRLVVSADYKPSKPKQIAALMNLDGDGYRELRRVVKQLVLEGRLVYGSNHLVFSTGSIGGPQDTVRGTFRRAMGGGFGFLRPNHSGDAGSDLVEDLFVPPGSTGGALEGDLVQAKVRPSRKGGNEAAVTEVLQRARRQFTGTFRLISGKPFVFLDGTPYEQPVSVGDVRGLPLENDDKVFVEMVEYPLDDGSGGEAVILERLGSSSNPAIDTLTIMRQYALPDEFPEAVLDDARKQADAFEDGVVPDGRKDLTKLLTITIDPFDARDFDDAISLEREENRWRLWVHIADVSHFVPIGGALDEEAKHRATSVYLPDRVIPMIPEIISNHLASLQPDKIRLVKTVEIEMLDDLTITHIEVHNAAIHSDMRLNYEQVDQFLAAPETFPEKWGEPVCDLLLRMHKLAMQMRKARFKRGALSMDMPEIKLEFDRSGKVKGAFRTENTESHQIIEEFMLAGNQAVATWLDGLGLGYLHRIHPSPERRKLRQLSMFCKDLGLKVDNVESRFEIQAVLDMVAGTPLEDAVNFAVLKSMNKAVYGPQTDGHYALDMEHYCHFTSPIRRYPDLTVHRLVQKLLDGVKTPDDPFTSLVKLGFHCSDMERNAAQAERDLIELKLLHFLKKHIGETMEAVISRVFADGIHARCIKLPVDGFVPITTLPDDKYRFERRGNILQGHKEGNRYRLGDLLTVRIAKVDLQDRQLYLEVIKNQTARGESKPLAKTSSSKPKYKAKRQAERRGKKKRKNR
- the ald gene encoding alanine dehydrogenase produces the protein MIIGVPREVKIDEYRVAMLPVAVEMLTQKGHKVLIESGAGLGSGLADHDYLCAGAEMVATGADVFAQADLIVKVKEPQAAEYEHIRPGQMLFTYFHFAANRTLTDAMVSSGSTCLAYETLRDEKGRLPLLTPMSEVAGRMSIQEGAKYLEKPQMGRGILLGGVPGVAPAHITILGGGIVGANAARIAAGFQADVAILDVDLDRLRYLDDVMPANVNTLYSDRHNILEQIERADLVIGAVLIPGAKAPQLVRAEDLKRMKPGSVIIDVAVDQGGCIETSHPTTHSEPTYVIDEVVHYCVANMPGAVGRTSTFALCNATLPWVLRLAEMGASEVINSTNPLRSAINIHAGKIVHSGVASAFNQAASPLI
- a CDS encoding glycosyltransferase family 39 protein encodes the protein MRKFVVVLLLVLIAVKTAAVLARGPVSIEMDAAGYWRLSTSVMGGDLLLMDQPIAYRTPVYPWFVATVRSVAGSQALLWIVVIQGLLWVASLWIAARLAKRITRLPLALPLTLLVSLPAVSAIVFSATLLSESLFVFALMLNLSATQSYFERETNTSAVWVGVTFALMLLTRPIVLLLWIPHVIFLGMVHLRRRSMRRPSAALGLKSYGLKMRSRVLHVLIAGGVIAAMVMPWLARNQVMFGKPFLTEFVGRNLWVVTFQDGSGAGLAIPDSVSGRSLKARLDRVGVVEGRDATWLVSDGLTRSGLSDPQADQLMKAVAIEAIKKSPRVFAAKAVRRYVNVWRTRATDLPTQGDTGQFFGQTKWQKSIPLVDGILRYRASNLLWANTGLMILIAIATLSMVVHRPTRLQGLWLAMCFGYFTVITGSFEIPAYRYRMVLEPVAALVVGAGLAIVLSKRTRAARPIS